Proteins encoded by one window of Deinococcus radiodurans R1 = ATCC 13939 = DSM 20539:
- a CDS encoding helix-turn-helix domain-containing protein: MKLHERLRELRSERGLRLKDVAEVADISVPYLSDLERGRTNPSLETLQTLAGAYNITVHDLLEGVEFYGESTDGALPKGLADLIADPTLGPQITPDWVRTLSRIELRGKRPRDKQDWYEIYLHLKRILN; this comes from the coding sequence TTGAAACTGCACGAACGACTTCGTGAATTGCGCAGCGAACGTGGGCTGCGGCTCAAGGACGTGGCCGAGGTTGCCGACATCAGCGTGCCGTACCTGAGCGACCTGGAGCGCGGGCGCACCAACCCCAGCCTCGAAACCCTCCAGACCCTCGCCGGGGCGTACAACATCACGGTTCACGACCTGCTCGAAGGGGTCGAGTTCTACGGTGAATCCACCGACGGCGCCCTGCCCAAGGGCCTCGCGGACCTGATCGCCGACCCCACGCTGGGCCCGCAGATCACGCCCGACTGGGTGCGGACCCTCTCGCGCATCGAGTTGCGTGGCAAGCGCCCGCGCGACAAGCAGGACTGGTACGAGATCTACCTGCATCTCAAACGCATCCTGAACTGA
- a CDS encoding bifunctional folylpolyglutamate synthase/dihydrofolate synthase has translation MTQDTNVEWLFARQRFGVHPGLDRVRELLARLGDPQRQFGAVLVGGTNGKGSTAATLAAMLRADRRRTGLFTSPHLTRLSERFVVDGEEVSSAQVTAALARVRPVSEAVEASFFEVVTALGCVLFAEAGVEIAVMEVGLGGRLDATNALEPRLSVITNVALDHTAILGGTVEQIAAEKAGILRAGRPAVTAAAPAVLPVLEQRGADLWALGRDWTAQTRSLGWQGTAVDVQWPGGAAQVQTPLLGEHGGLNAALAAVAAARLGVFNEAIRQGAAQTRWPGRLEVVPWQGRRVLLDGAHNPAGAQALAQALRPLLAASGRAQLPIIFGAAEDKDLGGVAAELLPLAHGSS, from the coding sequence GTGACGCAGGACACGAATGTGGAATGGCTGTTCGCCCGGCAGCGGTTCGGAGTGCACCCCGGCCTGGACCGGGTGCGCGAGCTGCTGGCCCGGCTCGGCGACCCGCAGCGGCAGTTCGGGGCCGTGCTGGTCGGCGGAACCAACGGCAAGGGCAGCACCGCCGCCACGCTGGCCGCCATGCTGCGGGCGGACCGCAGACGCACCGGCCTCTTCACCAGCCCGCATCTGACCCGGCTGAGCGAGCGTTTCGTGGTGGACGGGGAGGAAGTCTCGTCGGCGCAGGTCACGGCAGCGCTGGCCCGCGTGCGCCCGGTGAGCGAAGCGGTGGAGGCGTCTTTTTTTGAGGTGGTCACTGCGCTGGGGTGTGTGCTGTTCGCCGAGGCCGGAGTAGAAATCGCCGTGATGGAAGTCGGGTTGGGAGGACGGCTGGACGCCACCAACGCGCTGGAGCCCCGGCTGAGCGTGATTACCAATGTGGCACTCGACCACACCGCCATCCTGGGCGGCACCGTCGAGCAGATCGCGGCGGAGAAGGCGGGCATTCTGCGGGCCGGGCGACCTGCCGTGACGGCTGCCGCGCCCGCCGTGCTGCCCGTGCTGGAGCAGCGGGGCGCCGATCTCTGGGCGCTGGGTCGGGACTGGACGGCGCAGACCCGCAGCCTGGGCTGGCAAGGTACGGCGGTCGACGTGCAGTGGCCCGGCGGTGCGGCGCAAGTGCAGACCCCGCTGCTGGGCGAACATGGGGGCCTCAACGCGGCGCTCGCGGCAGTGGCGGCGGCGCGGCTGGGCGTCTTTAATGAAGCCATCCGGCAAGGAGCCGCGCAGACCCGCTGGCCGGGGCGGTTGGAGGTTGTCCCCTGGCAAGGGCGGCGGGTACTGCTAGACGGGGCCCATAACCCGGCGGGAGCACAGGCACTCGCGCAGGCGCTGCGTCCATTGCTGGCGGCGAGTGGCCGTGCCCAGTTGCCCATCATCTTCGGGGCAGCGGAAGACAAGGACCTGGGCGGGGTCGCCGCAGAACTGCTGCCCCTCGCTCACGGGTCATCCTGA
- a CDS encoding arginine--tRNA ligase has protein sequence MDLKAQLKAAVEQAAHQMGMPVDAAIQETPANKPGDYGTPAAFQMAKAAGGNPAQIAAQLAQTVVLPAGIRRVEATGPFLNFFLDAGAFVRGVVERPFELPKREGKVVIEHTSVNPNKELHVGHLRNVVLGDSMARILRAAGHTVEVQNYIDDTGRQAAESLFATQHYGRVWDGVQKYDQWLGEGYVQLNADPQKPELESGIMEIMHKLEAGELRPLVEQTVKAQLQTCFRLGARYDLLNWESDVVGSGFLAQAMNILEGSRYTSRPTEGKYAGAFIMDVSEFMPGLEEPNVVLVRSGGTAMYAAKDIGYQFWKFGLFEGMKFKPFMQDPEGNTIWTSAPDGQPDDERRFGHAQEVINVIDSRQDHPQTVVRSALGVAGEQEKEERSIHLSYAFVTLEGQTISGRKGIAVSADDAMDEAQKRALSVLQGINPDLAAREDAAEIARRIGLGAIRFAMLKAEPTRKIDFRWEQALALNGDTAPYVQYAAVRAANILKKAEEAGYATDGTGADWDALPDIDLVLAKQIAKLPEVAAQAARIHSPHVVAQYALDLATSFNAWYNAKTKQGKPATNVLQSEEGLREARLALIVRLRKAFEDTLDLIGIEIPAAM, from the coding sequence ATGGATTTGAAGGCCCAACTCAAAGCAGCCGTCGAGCAGGCCGCGCACCAGATGGGAATGCCCGTCGACGCCGCCATTCAGGAAACGCCCGCCAATAAACCCGGCGACTACGGCACGCCCGCCGCCTTCCAGATGGCGAAGGCGGCCGGGGGCAACCCCGCCCAGATCGCCGCGCAGCTCGCGCAGACGGTGGTGCTGCCCGCCGGCATCCGCAGGGTGGAGGCCACGGGGCCGTTCCTGAACTTTTTCCTCGACGCGGGCGCTTTCGTGCGCGGCGTGGTCGAGCGTCCCTTCGAGCTGCCCAAGCGCGAGGGCAAGGTCGTCATCGAGCACACCTCGGTCAACCCCAACAAAGAGCTGCACGTCGGGCACCTGCGTAACGTGGTGCTGGGCGACTCCATGGCGCGGATTCTGCGGGCGGCGGGGCACACCGTCGAGGTACAGAACTACATCGACGACACCGGGCGACAGGCCGCCGAGTCGCTGTTCGCCACCCAGCATTACGGCCGCGTCTGGGACGGCGTGCAGAAGTACGACCAGTGGCTCGGTGAAGGCTACGTGCAGCTCAACGCCGACCCCCAGAAGCCCGAGCTGGAAAGCGGCATCATGGAGATCATGCACAAGCTCGAAGCCGGGGAGCTGCGGCCCCTGGTCGAGCAGACGGTGAAGGCGCAGCTTCAGACCTGCTTTCGCCTCGGCGCGCGCTACGACCTGCTGAACTGGGAATCCGACGTGGTGGGCAGCGGGTTTCTGGCGCAGGCCATGAACATTCTGGAAGGCAGCAGGTACACCTCGCGCCCCACCGAGGGCAAGTACGCCGGGGCGTTCATCATGGACGTGTCGGAATTTATGCCGGGGCTGGAAGAACCGAACGTGGTCCTCGTGCGCTCGGGCGGCACCGCCATGTACGCCGCCAAGGACATCGGCTACCAGTTCTGGAAATTCGGCCTGTTCGAGGGGATGAAATTCAAGCCCTTCATGCAGGACCCCGAAGGCAACACCATCTGGACGAGTGCCCCGGACGGCCAGCCCGACGATGAGCGGCGCTTCGGGCACGCGCAGGAGGTCATCAACGTGATCGACTCGCGCCAGGACCACCCGCAGACGGTGGTGCGTTCGGCGCTGGGTGTGGCGGGCGAGCAGGAGAAGGAGGAGCGCAGCATCCACCTCTCCTACGCCTTCGTGACGCTGGAAGGCCAGACCATCAGCGGGCGCAAGGGCATCGCGGTCAGTGCCGACGACGCGATGGACGAGGCCCAGAAGCGCGCGCTGAGCGTCTTGCAGGGCATCAATCCCGACCTGGCCGCGCGCGAGGACGCCGCCGAAATCGCCCGGCGCATCGGCCTGGGCGCCATCCGCTTCGCCATGCTCAAGGCCGAGCCGACCCGCAAAATCGACTTCCGCTGGGAGCAGGCGCTGGCGCTGAACGGGGACACCGCGCCCTACGTGCAGTACGCCGCCGTGCGCGCCGCCAACATCCTGAAAAAGGCCGAGGAAGCCGGTTATGCCACCGACGGCACCGGGGCCGACTGGGACGCGCTGCCCGACATCGACCTCGTGCTCGCCAAGCAGATCGCCAAGCTGCCCGAAGTCGCCGCGCAGGCCGCCCGCATCCACTCGCCGCACGTGGTGGCGCAGTACGCGCTCGATCTCGCCACATCCTTCAACGCGTGGTACAACGCCAAAACCAAGCAGGGCAAACCCGCCACCAACGTCCTGCAATCGGAAGAAGGGTTGCGGGAAGCGCGGCTGGCGCTGATCGTGCGGCTGCGCAAAGCCTTCGAGGACACCCTGGACCTCATCGGCATCGAGATTCCGGCGGCGATGTAA
- a CDS encoding alpha/beta hydrolase yields MRWTRLGNPRSPSLLQVPADCQVRSCPLVVVSHPRAQDAARLRDSAQVGKISQALLAADFAVLLSGDGGVNTWGSPAALREVAQVHREATSRFRWNSRTYALGLSMGGLLSLRSALPDSPYTVRGVALIDAWVSLRGAWGSALSRQREIGKAYGLTVPPTPTLDPLPLAQRLAPVAPLPLFLAYSPTDTVVSSRKNAELLIPKAEQGVSEIVRLDGPHLGGNRFSPQMIARLVGFYQGLEQRAIARQHKEFPPGLPAPAVQRAQTETSKS; encoded by the coding sequence GTGCGCTGGACGCGGCTGGGGAACCCCAGGTCGCCCTCGCTGCTGCAAGTGCCCGCCGATTGCCAGGTGCGCAGTTGCCCGCTGGTGGTGGTGTCGCACCCCCGCGCCCAGGACGCCGCCCGACTGCGCGACAGTGCCCAGGTCGGCAAAATCTCGCAGGCGCTGCTGGCCGCCGATTTCGCGGTGCTGCTCAGCGGCGACGGCGGCGTAAACACCTGGGGCAGTCCGGCAGCGCTGCGGGAAGTCGCGCAGGTTCACCGTGAGGCCACCAGCCGATTTCGCTGGAACAGCCGGACCTACGCCCTGGGCCTGAGCATGGGCGGGCTCCTCTCGCTGCGCAGCGCCCTGCCCGATTCGCCCTATACCGTCCGGGGCGTAGCTCTTATTGACGCCTGGGTCAGCCTGCGTGGCGCGTGGGGCAGCGCCCTGTCGCGCCAGCGTGAAATCGGCAAGGCGTATGGCCTGACCGTGCCGCCCACCCCCACCCTCGACCCCCTGCCCCTCGCGCAGCGCCTGGCTCCGGTGGCGCCGCTGCCGCTGTTTCTGGCCTACAGCCCCACCGACACGGTGGTGTCCTCGCGCAAGAATGCCGAACTGCTGATTCCCAAGGCCGAACAGGGCGTGAGCGAGATCGTGCGCCTCGACGGGCCCCACCTCGGCGGCAACCGCTTCTCACCGCAGATGATTGCCCGGCTGGTCGGCTTTTATCAGGGCCTGGAGCAGCGCGCCATTGCCCGCCAGCACAAGGAATTTCCGCCTGGTCTCCCGGCTCCGGCGGTGCAGCGGGCTCAGACGGAGACGTCGAAAAGCTAA
- a CDS encoding manganese-dependent inorganic pyrophosphatase encodes MLAVFGHLNPDTDAISAAMVYARLLTRQGTEAQAYRLGEPNFETAYVLRELGLEAPPLLTELPAGSKVALVDHNESAQSLPALGELDVTRVVDHHKLGDLTTINPPYLRFEPVGCTGTILLKLHREAGLSVEPQDAKLMLSAILSDTLHFRSPTTTQDDRDAVAFLAPVAGVNDVEAYALAMFAAKSDLGNTPAETLLRMDYKVFPFGDPVQPQNWGIGVIETTNPAYVFGRQQELLAAMDQVKAEDTLSGMLLSVVDILNETNRTLVLGATEAKVLREAFGAEAEGQVADLGNRISRKKQIVPTLEKYFAPEA; translated from the coding sequence ATGCTCGCTGTTTTTGGACACCTCAACCCCGATACCGACGCCATTTCGGCGGCGATGGTCTACGCCCGGCTGCTGACGCGGCAGGGCACCGAGGCCCAGGCTTACCGGCTGGGCGAACCGAACTTTGAGACGGCCTATGTGCTGCGTGAACTGGGCCTGGAAGCGCCGCCACTCCTGACCGAACTGCCCGCCGGCAGCAAGGTGGCGCTGGTGGACCACAACGAAAGCGCGCAGTCGCTGCCCGCCCTCGGCGAACTCGACGTGACCCGCGTGGTGGATCACCACAAGCTGGGCGACCTGACGACCATCAACCCGCCCTACCTGCGCTTCGAGCCGGTAGGCTGCACGGGCACCATCCTGCTGAAGCTGCACCGCGAGGCTGGCCTGAGCGTGGAACCCCAGGACGCCAAGCTGATGCTGAGCGCCATTCTGAGTGACACCCTGCACTTCCGCAGCCCGACCACCACCCAGGACGACCGCGACGCGGTGGCGTTCCTGGCCCCGGTGGCCGGGGTAAACGACGTGGAGGCCTACGCACTGGCCATGTTCGCCGCCAAGAGCGATCTGGGCAACACGCCCGCCGAGACTCTGCTGCGGATGGACTACAAGGTCTTTCCCTTCGGGGACCCTGTGCAGCCGCAAAACTGGGGCATCGGCGTGATCGAGACGACCAACCCGGCCTACGTGTTCGGGCGGCAGCAGGAACTCCTCGCAGCGATGGATCAGGTCAAGGCCGAGGACACCCTCTCGGGCATGTTGCTGAGCGTGGTGGACATCCTGAACGAAACCAACCGCACGCTGGTGCTGGGCGCCACCGAGGCCAAAGTGCTGCGCGAAGCCTTCGGCGCCGAAGCTGAGGGACAGGTAGCCGATCTGGGCAACCGCATCAGCCGCAAGAAGCAGATCGTGCCGACGCTGGAAAAATACTTCGCGCCCGAAGCCTGA
- the slpA gene encoding S-layer protein SlpA — translation MKKSLIALTTALSFGLAAAQTAAPVSAPQVPALTDVPAGHWAKDAIDRLVSRGVILGYPDGTFRGTQNLTRYEAAIIIARLLDQMRDGETPAGMTAEDMTALQNAIQELAADLAALGVRVSDLEANAVSKDDFARLEARIEEVAAAGGEQGATEALQGQIDDLTARVDEYDALRADVDDNASSIAALNDLTVLLNQDILDLQDRVSAVEAAQADFVQRSDFDALGGRVTTVETRVETVNNSLTGRIAALERNAFSVKPSLTIGYSVSRTSRNFDVDRLFPLNADGTVANNAFTSGGIDTDTGAQRRDFGDFGNASDPVVAGAAGLYGFADGVSYTVYFTDGSTATFDGLNPADYKVPTGKVIDTTKGRNGFGFNNLARYKEGSTDIGISLGFDTSGQFSQVTSGTGGSLFSTAGRLQVNQIDLNFGLVTGLPSDAYVDTNGNGKKDDGEATGRGTYLGSGGTAAILRDPAGNVYRPVFFRFKNATTQFSVGNNPVIVTLGQQQKFYFSDYVFDNNYDGRGDGFTVTVDGSNVPVIGAWKPQIKGVYGSRSGLDGTAEAGYGVYYRGVRAQITPVGTLTAGIHYAQEGRDMFGAAQNTTSTPSDVTTYGADLHGKAFGVELHSEYATSRVRPNTANAAVQTSNAFYARVATRKDNLAFDLNTPAAKFGNDTFGVSLYDLNYRKIDAGYNNVAGISEYGYGSYSRTSAQNIAYNPDTGVTAPFANLDRQAYTDANNDGTSDRNADGTVVATNTKIGQMGFGVKAAANLGPVAIGGYYDTSTGANGDNANRMTEAGGSAKVAYSIFSLRGTYNTLDSNRPQIYRDAAGTQIIGDAKVRRYAVQADVTPGLGLFVGAYYRDVNVNGVRSTTDRGLLGRGYLASSFEPGVGNNAYRTGLRCADNNFGTGTRDIDGVGGVLNPAVNLDQSRTATCFTSYGVEAGHAGDNANALVKDLFFRVGYSRVYVPTTATATTGDFSGSVTYGDARYDRKVGVANVRLAGSFSTTNTQLDSRPAGTRGAVGLIVRTDPLENVPFRPQFNGQVGYYTADNRVAAGNYNANATKYGAGVVLNDFLLPQTKIGVRYDGYMAQNRQYTPFDGDGTQGYFSDANNNRRTNLNGVYVEGAYQDLIFSYGTYTLSQKDLNGVEYGSGINNGQPARGQTFKISYKVNF, via the coding sequence ATGAAGAAAAGTCTGATCGCTCTTACCACGGCGCTGTCGTTCGGCCTCGCTGCCGCCCAGACCGCCGCACCGGTGAGTGCACCCCAGGTTCCCGCCCTGACCGACGTTCCTGCCGGCCACTGGGCGAAGGACGCCATTGACCGTCTAGTGAGCCGCGGCGTCATCCTGGGCTACCCCGACGGCACGTTCCGTGGCACCCAGAACCTGACCCGCTACGAAGCCGCCATCATCATCGCCCGTCTGCTCGACCAGATGCGCGACGGCGAAACCCCCGCTGGCATGACCGCCGAGGACATGACCGCGCTGCAAAACGCCATTCAGGAACTGGCCGCCGACCTGGCCGCCCTGGGCGTGCGCGTCAGCGACCTCGAAGCGAACGCCGTCAGCAAGGACGACTTTGCCCGCCTGGAAGCCCGCATCGAAGAAGTGGCGGCTGCTGGCGGCGAGCAGGGCGCGACCGAAGCCCTCCAGGGCCAGATCGACGACCTGACCGCCCGTGTGGACGAGTACGACGCGCTGCGTGCCGATGTCGACGACAACGCCAGCAGCATCGCTGCCCTCAACGACCTGACCGTGCTGCTCAACCAGGACATCCTGGACCTGCAAGACCGCGTCAGCGCCGTGGAAGCCGCGCAGGCCGACTTCGTCCAGCGCAGCGACTTCGACGCCCTCGGTGGCCGCGTGACCACCGTCGAAACTCGCGTCGAAACCGTCAACAACTCGCTGACGGGCCGCATCGCTGCCCTGGAGCGCAACGCGTTTAGCGTCAAGCCCAGCCTGACCATCGGCTACAGCGTGAGCCGCACCAGCCGCAACTTCGACGTTGACCGCCTGTTCCCCCTGAACGCGGACGGCACCGTGGCCAACAACGCCTTCACCAGCGGCGGCATCGACACCGACACCGGTGCTCAGCGCCGTGACTTCGGTGACTTCGGCAACGCCTCTGACCCCGTGGTCGCGGGTGCGGCGGGCCTGTACGGCTTCGCGGACGGCGTGAGCTACACGGTGTACTTCACCGACGGCTCCACGGCGACCTTCGACGGCCTGAACCCCGCCGATTACAAGGTCCCCACCGGGAAGGTCATCGATACCACCAAGGGTCGCAACGGCTTCGGCTTCAACAACCTGGCCCGCTACAAGGAAGGCAGCACCGACATCGGTATTAGCCTGGGCTTCGACACCAGCGGCCAGTTCAGCCAGGTCACCAGCGGCACCGGTGGCAGCCTGTTCAGCACCGCGGGCCGTCTCCAGGTCAACCAGATTGACCTGAACTTCGGTCTGGTCACCGGCCTGCCGAGCGACGCTTACGTCGACACCAACGGCAACGGCAAGAAGGACGACGGCGAGGCGACTGGCCGCGGCACGTACCTCGGCAGCGGCGGCACGGCGGCCATCCTCCGCGATCCCGCTGGGAACGTCTACCGCCCCGTGTTCTTCCGCTTCAAGAACGCCACCACCCAGTTCAGCGTGGGCAACAACCCCGTTATCGTGACCTTGGGCCAGCAGCAGAAGTTCTACTTCAGCGACTACGTCTTCGACAACAACTACGATGGCCGTGGCGACGGCTTCACCGTGACCGTGGACGGCAGCAACGTGCCCGTGATCGGCGCCTGGAAGCCCCAGATCAAGGGCGTGTACGGCAGCCGCAGCGGTCTCGACGGCACCGCCGAAGCCGGCTACGGCGTGTACTACCGCGGCGTGCGTGCGCAGATCACCCCCGTCGGCACCCTGACGGCGGGCATCCACTACGCGCAGGAAGGCCGCGACATGTTCGGCGCAGCTCAGAACACCACCAGCACGCCTTCCGACGTCACCACCTACGGCGCCGACCTGCACGGCAAGGCCTTCGGTGTGGAACTGCACAGCGAGTACGCCACCAGCCGCGTGCGCCCCAACACGGCCAATGCTGCCGTTCAGACCAGCAACGCGTTCTACGCCCGCGTGGCGACCCGCAAGGACAACCTGGCGTTCGACCTGAACACGCCCGCCGCCAAGTTCGGCAACGACACCTTCGGCGTGTCGCTGTACGACCTGAACTACCGCAAGATCGACGCGGGCTACAACAACGTGGCTGGCATCAGCGAGTATGGCTACGGCTCGTACAGCCGCACCTCGGCCCAGAACATCGCCTACAACCCCGACACCGGCGTGACGGCTCCCTTTGCCAACCTCGACCGTCAGGCCTACACCGACGCCAATAACGACGGCACGTCTGACCGCAACGCTGACGGCACCGTCGTTGCAACCAACACCAAGATCGGTCAAATGGGCTTCGGCGTGAAGGCAGCGGCCAACCTCGGTCCCGTGGCCATCGGCGGCTACTACGACACCAGCACCGGCGCCAACGGCGACAATGCCAACCGCATGACCGAAGCGGGCGGCTCGGCCAAGGTGGCCTACAGCATCTTCTCGCTGCGTGGCACGTACAACACCCTGGACAGCAACCGTCCCCAGATCTACCGTGACGCCGCCGGCACCCAGATCATCGGCGACGCCAAGGTGCGCCGCTACGCCGTGCAGGCGGACGTGACCCCCGGCCTGGGCCTGTTCGTGGGCGCTTACTACCGCGACGTGAACGTCAACGGTGTGCGCTCGACCACCGACCGTGGTCTGCTGGGCCGCGGCTACCTGGCTTCCAGCTTCGAGCCCGGCGTGGGAAACAATGCCTACCGCACCGGTCTGCGCTGCGCCGACAACAACTTCGGCACCGGTACCCGGGACATCGACGGTGTGGGCGGCGTGCTCAACCCGGCGGTCAACCTCGACCAGAGCCGCACCGCCACCTGCTTCACCTCCTACGGGGTCGAAGCGGGCCACGCGGGCGACAACGCCAACGCCCTGGTCAAGGACCTGTTCTTCCGCGTGGGCTACTCGCGCGTGTACGTGCCCACCACCGCCACCGCGACGACGGGCGATTTCAGCGGCTCGGTGACCTACGGTGACGCCCGTTACGACCGCAAGGTCGGCGTGGCGAACGTGCGCCTCGCGGGCTCGTTCTCGACCACCAACACCCAGCTCGACAGCCGTCCTGCCGGGACCCGTGGCGCGGTCGGCCTGATTGTGCGCACCGATCCCCTGGAAAACGTGCCCTTCCGTCCCCAGTTCAACGGTCAGGTGGGCTACTACACCGCCGACAACCGTGTGGCCGCTGGGAACTACAACGCCAACGCGACCAAGTACGGCGCGGGCGTGGTCCTGAACGACTTCCTGCTGCCCCAGACCAAGATCGGCGTGCGCTATGACGGCTATATGGCTCAGAACCGTCAGTACACCCCCTTCGACGGCGACGGCACCCAGGGCTACTTCAGCGACGCCAACAACAACCGCCGGACCAACCTGAACGGCGTGTACGTGGAAGGCGCCTACCAGGACCTGATCTTCAGCTACGGCACCTACACCCTGAGCCAGAAGGATCTCAACGGCGTCGAGTACGGCAGCGGCATCAACAACGGCCAGCCCGCTCGCGGCCAGACCTTCAAGATCAGCTACAAGGTCAACTTCTAA
- a CDS encoding YceD family protein codes for MNDQPRIHLGALLRTADDAHAEGELDHLQYLQGKQPQTLRFAEPAAFEVDINSLGGDEMYLQGQFSPTLVMECARCLREVQVPLDIDLGTLMRYEPSAEEPYIEEAETGEEVLVFGNPDLDLSAYLAESTLLAAPLSVLHDPACKGLCQVCGHDLNEGPCEHSAQVPIEEQVVELGSPEGSSHAKQNPFARLKDLELPDE; via the coding sequence ATGAACGATCAACCCCGCATTCACCTGGGAGCCCTGCTGCGAACCGCCGACGACGCGCACGCCGAGGGCGAACTCGACCACCTCCAGTACCTTCAGGGCAAGCAGCCGCAAACCCTGCGTTTTGCCGAGCCTGCCGCTTTTGAGGTGGACATCAACTCGCTTGGCGGCGACGAGATGTACCTGCAAGGCCAGTTTTCGCCCACGCTGGTCATGGAATGTGCCCGCTGCCTGCGCGAGGTGCAGGTGCCGCTCGACATCGACCTCGGCACGCTGATGCGCTACGAACCCTCCGCCGAGGAGCCTTACATCGAAGAAGCCGAAACTGGCGAGGAAGTCCTCGTCTTCGGCAATCCCGACCTTGACCTCAGCGCGTACCTGGCCGAAAGCACCCTGCTCGCCGCGCCGCTGAGCGTGCTGCACGACCCCGCGTGCAAGGGCCTGTGTCAGGTCTGCGGCCACGACCTCAACGAAGGCCCCTGCGAACACAGCGCCCAGGTGCCCATCGAGGAGCAGGTCGTCGAACTCGGTTCGCCCGAGGGGAGCAGCCACGCCAAGCAAAACCCCTTCGCGCGCCTGAAAGACCTGGAGCTGCCCGACGAATGA
- the moaC gene encoding cyclic pyranopterin monophosphate synthase MoaC, with the protein MSDPQGDAPQLTHFVGGQPRMVDVSAKAPTTRTARAEAWVLLPPESRAALLAGQTPKGDPLSVARLAGLAGSKRTADLIFLCHPIPVTSAEVDVTLKDAGIHITALVKTTAPTGVEMEALTAVTVAALNVYDMLKATSKAIEVSGVRLLSKTGGKSGDYQAAERPPQP; encoded by the coding sequence ATGAGCGACCCGCAAGGCGACGCCCCGCAGCTCACCCATTTCGTCGGCGGCCAGCCGCGCATGGTAGACGTGTCGGCCAAGGCGCCCACCACCCGCACCGCCCGCGCCGAAGCGTGGGTGCTGCTCCCGCCCGAGTCGCGGGCCGCGCTGCTCGCCGGGCAAACGCCCAAAGGCGACCCCCTGAGCGTGGCGCGCCTCGCCGGGCTCGCAGGCAGCAAGCGCACCGCCGACCTGATTTTTCTGTGCCACCCGATTCCGGTCACGAGTGCCGAGGTGGACGTGACGCTGAAAGACGCGGGCATCCACATCACCGCCCTCGTCAAAACCACTGCCCCCACTGGCGTCGAGATGGAAGCGCTCACCGCCGTCACGGTGGCCGCGCTCAACGTCTACGACATGCTCAAGGCGACGAGCAAGGCCATCGAGGTCAGCGGCGTGCGGCTGCTGTCCAAGACCGGCGGCAAAAGCGGCGACTACCAGGCCGCCGAGCGTCCGCCCCAGCCTTAA